A window of Hevea brasiliensis isolate MT/VB/25A 57/8 chromosome 14, ASM3005281v1, whole genome shotgun sequence contains these coding sequences:
- the LOC110654237 gene encoding UPF0481 protein At3g47200, giving the protein MDQMDEQEREELVIEIPKENSLKLENCIYNIPTTIPIINKKAYTPQVISIGPIHHGKKKFEKMENQKLIYFKEFCKRMSGKTEKEVVSDFSSIIRDHKDRISSCYVDNSNFGDTSKFVKMVLLDAVFIIEFVLRGLDSEYKNDFIIGQPTLRKVVVLDLLLLENQLPYFILNVLYAELKVKAKFSGLVCECFTIYNQNEVYKSLKDDDILHFVGLMRYFLCGASRASQTWSPDHTKLKYSASKLHQAGVVFKVAEGSKSLLDIEFDVKSGVLKMPVLEINENFEIVFRNVMALEQCQYQYESYICNYIFLMDHLINTAEDVDLLTDAGIIIHWLGSNKMMANLINNLCQGMDVYGSCYTAICQKLNKYYKSSWNRRKATLKLVYFSNLWRGTATIAAALLLIMTLAQTISSIKSLF; this is encoded by the coding sequence ATGGATCAAATGGATGAACAAGAACGCGAGGAATTGGTAATTGAAATCCCCAAGGAGAATTCCTTGAAGCTTGAGAATTGTATCTACAATATTCCAACTACAATtcccataataaataaaaaagccTACACTCCTCAGGTAATTTCTATAGGCCCTATTCATCATGgcaaaaaaaaatttgagaagaTGGAAAATCAGAAACTGATATATTTTAAAGAATTCTGTAAAAGGATGAGTGGGAAGACTGAAAAGGAAGTTGTGAGTGATTTTTCGAGCATTATTAGAGACCACAAAGATCGTATAAGCAGTTGTTATGTAGACAACTCTAATTTTGGTGATACTAGTAAGTTTGTAAAAATGGTTTTGTTGGATGCTGTGTTCATCATCGAGTTTGTTTTGAGAGGCCTAGATTCAGAATATAAAAATGATTTTATAATTGGTCAACCAACGCTGAGAAAAGTTGTGGTGCTGGATTTGTTACTACTTGAAAATCAGCTGCCGTATTTTATTCTCAACGTATTATATGCAGAATTGAAAGTAAAAGCAAAATTTTCTGGGCTTGTCTGCGAGTGCTTCACGATATACAATCAGAATGAAGTCTATAAGTCTTTGAAGGATGATGACATATTGCATTTTGTTGGTTTGATGAGATATTTTTTGTGTGGTGCATCCCGAGCCTCCCAGACGTGGTCTCCTGATCATACGAAACTCAAGTATAGTGCAAGCAAATTGCATCAAGCAGGAGTAGTGTTTAAGGTGGCGGAAGGCAGTAAGTCCTTGCTAGACATAGAATTTGATGTTAAAAGTGGTGTTTTGAAAATGCCAGTCCTTGAAATCAACGAAAACTTTGAAATTGTTTTTAGAAACGTCATGGCATTGGAACAGTGTCAGTATCAATATGAAAGTTACATTTGCAATTACATTTTCCTGATGGATCATCTTATCAACACTGCTGAAGATGTGGATTTGCTCACAGATGCTGGAATTATTATTCATTGGCTAGGCAGCAACAAAATGATGGCGAATTTGATTAACAATCTCTGCCAAGGAATGGATGTATATGGGTCTTGTTACACTGCTATTTGTCAAAAGTTGAATAAATACTATAAGAGTAGTTGGAATCGCAGGAAGGCAACCCTCAAACTTGTCTATTTCAGCAATCTTTGGAGAGGTACTGCGACTATTGCAGCGGCACTGCTACTGATTATGACTTTGGCACAAACCATAAGTTCCATCAAATCACTATTCTAA